The Chrysemys picta bellii isolate R12L10 chromosome 12, ASM1138683v2, whole genome shotgun sequence genome has a segment encoding these proteins:
- the CUTA gene encoding protein CutA isoform X2, with translation MKAACCVLLLSLLMVLLLRTVYQRLFSMAAEAYTPGSLSAAFVTCPNEKVGKEIARMMVEKHLAACVNIMPQITSIYEWKGKIEEDREVLLMIKTRSSRIPALTDFVRSVHPYEVAEVIALPIQQGNAPYLQWVGETVPE, from the exons ATGAAAGCTGCCTGCTGC GTGCTGTTGCTGTCCCTGTTGATGGTGCTACTGCTCCGAACCGTGTATCAGCGTCTCTTCTCCATGGCGGCTGAAGCCTATACCCCAGGGAGCCTGTCAGCTGCCTTCGTCACCTGCCCCAATGAAAAAGTGGGCAAGGAGATTGCAAG GATGATGGTAGAGAAGCACCTGGCTGCCTGTGTCAACATCATGCCTCAGATCACATCCAT ATACGAGTGGAAGGGGAAGATCGAAGAGGACAGGGAGGTGCTGTTG ATGATCAAAACCCGGAGTTCCCGGATCCCAGCGCTGACCGATTTTGTCCG GTCGGTGCACCCATACGAAGTAGCAGAGGTGATTGCACTTCCCATCCAGCAGGGAAACGCACCATATCTGCAGTGGGTTGGGGAGACTGTGCCAGAGTGA
- the CUTA gene encoding protein CutA isoform X3, which produces MKAACCVLLLSLLMVLLLRTVYQRLFSMAAEAYTPGSLSAAFVTCPNEKDDGREAPGCLCQHHASDHIHMIKTRSSRIPALTDFVRSVHPYEVAEVIALPIQQGNAPYLQWVGETVPE; this is translated from the exons ATGAAAGCTGCCTGCTGC GTGCTGTTGCTGTCCCTGTTGATGGTGCTACTGCTCCGAACCGTGTATCAGCGTCTCTTCTCCATGGCGGCTGAAGCCTATACCCCAGGGAGCCTGTCAGCTGCCTTCGTCACCTGCCCCAATGAAAAA GATGATGGTAGAGAAGCACCTGGCTGCCTGTGTCAACATCATGCCTCAGATCACATCCAT ATGATCAAAACCCGGAGTTCCCGGATCCCAGCGCTGACCGATTTTGTCCG GTCGGTGCACCCATACGAAGTAGCAGAGGTGATTGCACTTCCCATCCAGCAGGGAAACGCACCATATCTGCAGTGGGTTGGGGAGACTGTGCCAGAGTGA
- the CUTA gene encoding protein CutA isoform X1 yields the protein MVLLLRTVYQRLFSMAAEAYTPGSLSAAFVTCPNEKDDGREAPGCLCQHHASDHIHIRVEGEDRRGQGGAVDDQNPEFPDPSADRFCPVGAPIRSSRGDCTSHPAGKRTISAVGWGDCARVRPHTPQQGTICPYPASIPLYGDTTGTGLTPWNFFFCGAGGTCSQ from the exons ATGGTGCTACTGCTCCGAACCGTGTATCAGCGTCTCTTCTCCATGGCGGCTGAAGCCTATACCCCAGGGAGCCTGTCAGCTGCCTTCGTCACCTGCCCCAATGAAAAA GATGATGGTAGAGAAGCACCTGGCTGCCTGTGTCAACATCATGCCTCAGATCACATCCAT ATACGAGTGGAAGGGGAAGATCGAAGAGGACAGGGAGGTGCTGTTG ATGATCAAAACCCGGAGTTCCCGGATCCCAGCGCTGACCGATTTTGTCCG GTCGGTGCACCCATACGAAGTAGCAGAGGTGATTGCACTTCCCATCCAGCAGGGAAACGCACCATATCTGCAGTGGGTTGGGGAGACTGTGCCAGAGTGAGACCCCATACCCCACAGCAGGGGACCATCTGCCCCTACCCTGCTTCAATCCCCCTGTACGGAGACACCACAGGAACAGGACTCACcccatggaatttttttttttgcggggcgGGGGGAACCTGCAGCCAATAA